Proteins encoded within one genomic window of Deltaproteobacteria bacterium PRO3:
- a CDS encoding type II toxin-antitoxin system HipA family toxin has translation MTSTLFVFFDTQPVGQITIDARRRWRFQYDSSWLRAGTFPLSTRLPLREAPFEDDLSKPFFSNLLPEGKVRRLIAATKGQSANNDFEMLAALGGDCAGAISVYPERELPPKKGKYREIGEEEMGRLIEEMPRRPLLLADGNARLSLAGAQDKLPVFLEDNKIYLPEAGAPSSHILKPPIPDFEDTVFNEAFCMKLAGTFGIKVPRSEILLCQGKPIYLVLRYDRQWNEDKSIRRLHQEDFCQALGKYAEEKYQNEGGPSFSDCFRVLENFSVQPAVDKKQLITWAVFNFLIGNCDAHGKNISLLIAPDGIQLAPFYDLMSTAVYEGLSEKLAMKVGGKYKRREIFERHWESFAAEADVKPRVVLEILKELSKELPKYARSECDRFTSHFGTRKILIKIVEEIQTAAKKFS, from the coding sequence ATGACCTCCACCCTGTTCGTTTTTTTCGACACCCAACCGGTCGGCCAAATCACGATCGACGCCAGGCGCCGCTGGAGATTCCAATACGACTCAAGCTGGCTAAGAGCCGGAACCTTTCCACTCTCCACCCGACTTCCCTTGCGGGAGGCCCCCTTCGAGGACGATCTTTCAAAGCCCTTTTTTTCCAACCTGCTCCCCGAGGGAAAAGTGCGCCGGCTCATCGCGGCCACGAAGGGCCAATCCGCGAATAATGACTTCGAAATGCTTGCGGCCTTAGGAGGCGATTGCGCGGGCGCCATTTCGGTTTATCCGGAAAGAGAGTTGCCGCCCAAAAAAGGAAAATACCGCGAAATCGGCGAAGAGGAGATGGGGCGCCTCATCGAGGAAATGCCGCGCCGGCCTCTCCTTTTGGCGGATGGGAATGCCCGACTTTCCCTCGCAGGGGCCCAAGATAAATTGCCGGTGTTTTTGGAGGACAACAAAATTTATCTGCCGGAAGCCGGCGCTCCCAGTTCCCATATTTTAAAACCGCCCATTCCCGATTTTGAAGACACCGTGTTCAACGAAGCCTTTTGCATGAAACTAGCGGGGACTTTCGGCATCAAGGTCCCGCGCTCCGAAATTCTTTTGTGCCAAGGAAAACCGATTTATCTGGTGCTGCGCTACGATCGCCAATGGAACGAAGACAAATCGATCCGAAGACTGCATCAAGAGGATTTCTGTCAGGCTTTGGGAAAATACGCCGAGGAAAAATATCAAAACGAAGGGGGGCCGTCCTTTTCCGATTGTTTTCGAGTCCTTGAAAACTTCAGCGTTCAACCGGCCGTCGACAAAAAACAACTCATTACCTGGGCTGTATTTAATTTTCTCATCGGAAATTGCGACGCCCACGGAAAAAACATCTCTCTCTTGATCGCGCCGGATGGAATTCAACTCGCACCTTTTTATGATCTGATGTCGACGGCCGTTTATGAGGGGCTTTCGGAAAAATTAGCCATGAAAGTCGGCGGCAAATACAAACGCCGGGAAATCTTTGAGCGGCATTGGGAAAGTTTTGCGGCCGAGGCCGACGTAAAACCCCGAGTTGTCCTGGAAATCCTTAAGGAGCTTTCCAAAGAACTTCCGAAATACGCGAGAAGCGAATGCGACCGTTTTACGAGTCATTTCGGCACGCGGAAAATCCTGATAAAAATTGTCGAAGAGATCCAAACGGCCGCAAAAAAATTCTCCTAG
- a CDS encoding NYN domain-containing protein, giving the protein MATLWIIDGYNFIRQSRRFAELEARNGARGKEAALRWLGDFGLKTGERVCVVFDAYSRLENEMREDRRHGLRVLASRGGYTADEEIIAMARERGPAAVVVSSDRVIQEAAVKAGASILKSDEFEREVAKILGGEPLDEEALRARRRPGKGDAFRPPKEKKKALALLKKYQ; this is encoded by the coding sequence ATGGCGACCTTGTGGATCATCGACGGCTACAACTTCATCCGGCAGAGCCGGCGCTTCGCGGAGCTGGAGGCCCGAAACGGGGCCCGCGGGAAGGAAGCGGCCCTGCGCTGGCTGGGGGACTTCGGCCTCAAGACCGGGGAACGGGTCTGCGTGGTCTTCGACGCCTATTCGCGGCTGGAGAACGAGATGCGGGAGGACCGCCGGCACGGCCTGCGGGTCCTGGCCTCGCGTGGCGGCTACACGGCGGACGAGGAGATCATCGCGATGGCCCGCGAGCGGGGGCCGGCCGCAGTGGTGGTCAGCTCGGACCGGGTGATCCAGGAGGCGGCCGTGAAGGCGGGCGCCTCGATCCTGAAGTCGGACGAGTTCGAGCGGGAGGTGGCGAAGATCCTGGGGGGCGAGCCCCTGGACGAGGAGGCCTTAAGGGCCCGGCGCCGCCCGGGCAAGGGCGACGCCTTCCGCCCGCCGAAAGAGAAGAAAAAAGCCTTGGCGCTGCTCAAGAAATATCAGTAG
- a CDS encoding ion transporter: MRGKLREKIHTVVFESDTAAGKAFDVVLITLILLSVLIVLLESVASLRERYGAALYVLEWIFTVAFSVEYLLRLYCVQRPLAYARSFFGVVDLLACLPMYLSFFIPGAHSLIVVRSLRLLRIFRVFKLSHYFQEGQVIVQALRASRYKILVFLFSILIIVIISGSLMYLVEGPASGFKDIPVSLYWSVVTMTTVGYGDIAPKTPLGQFLASLLMIVGYAIIAVPTGIVTSEFTRLRGITRNACPVCGAEGHDPDALHCKFCGGRL, from the coding sequence ATGCGCGGGAAGCTGCGGGAAAAAATCCACACCGTCGTCTTCGAGTCCGACACCGCGGCGGGCAAGGCCTTCGACGTAGTCCTCATCACCTTGATCCTGCTTTCGGTGCTCATCGTCCTGCTGGAGAGCGTCGCGAGCCTGCGAGAGCGTTATGGCGCCGCGCTCTACGTCCTCGAATGGATCTTCACCGTCGCCTTTTCGGTCGAGTACCTGCTGCGCCTCTACTGCGTGCAGCGCCCCCTCGCCTATGCGCGCAGCTTCTTCGGGGTCGTCGACCTGCTGGCCTGCCTGCCGATGTATCTGAGCTTCTTCATTCCCGGGGCCCACTCGCTGATCGTCGTGCGCTCATTGCGGCTGCTACGCATCTTCCGGGTCTTCAAGCTCAGCCACTATTTTCAAGAGGGGCAGGTGATCGTGCAGGCGCTGCGCGCCAGCCGCTACAAGATCCTCGTCTTCCTCTTCTCCATCCTCATCATTGTGATCATCTCGGGCAGCCTGATGTACCTGGTCGAGGGACCCGCGAGCGGCTTTAAGGACATCCCCGTCAGCCTCTACTGGTCGGTGGTCACCATGACCACGGTCGGCTACGGCGACATCGCCCCGAAGACGCCGCTGGGCCAGTTTCTCGCCTCGCTCCTGATGATCGTCGGCTACGCCATCATCGCGGTGCCTACCGGCATCGTCACCAGCGAGTTCACCCGGCTACGGGGGATCACCCGCAACGCCTGCCCGGTCTGCGGCGCCGAGGGGCATGACCCGGACGCCCTGCATTGCAAGTTTTGCGGCGGCCGGCTTTGA
- a CDS encoding helix-turn-helix transcriptional regulator: MATLEDLKTLAGKVRDKRKASGLTQIEAAGLCGVGTRFLSELENGKATLHIGKVLKVLKGLGLSFDVKERGRS, from the coding sequence GTGGCTACCCTTGAGGATTTAAAAACGCTCGCCGGAAAAGTCCGAGACAAGCGCAAGGCTTCCGGCCTCACTCAAATCGAGGCCGCCGGACTCTGCGGGGTGGGAACACGGTTTTTATCCGAACTGGAAAATGGCAAAGCCACCCTGCATATCGGGAAGGTACTCAAGGTACTCAAAGGTCTAGGCTTGTCCTTCGACGTCAAAGAAAGAGGTCGTTCATGA